The Raphanus sativus cultivar WK10039 chromosome 2, ASM80110v3, whole genome shotgun sequence genome includes a region encoding these proteins:
- the LOC108833897 gene encoding non-specific lipid transfer protein GPI-anchored 4-like, producing MKQSLLSILILLLSSSFAPIHARDKPQSAKSPSPIAAPAPGPSNSDCSSIIYDMMDCLSYLTPGSNDTKPTKVCCGGILSVLQFNPKCICVGLESSKTMGFAVNNTRARAMPTTCNLHIVAPHCAILDEATPAASIAVSPSAGTAMASPSSVGSPTSTPSLAESPVMTAPSPSSSATNYLSVSTLTLVSVIFSSVMYISIF from the exons atgAAGCAGTCACTTCTTTCCATCTTAATACTTCTACTATCATCATCATTTGCACCCATCCACGCCCGCGACAAACCACAGTCGGCAAAGTCTCCTTCACCCATAGCTGCTCCAGCGCCAGGACCGTCAAATTCTGATTGCTCCAGCATTATATATGACATGATGGATTGTCTCTCGTACCTTACCCCTGGATCAAATGATACCAAGCCCACAAAAGTTTGTTGTGGGGGAATTCTATCTGTTCTGCAGTTTAACCCTAAGTGTATTTGTGTTGGTTTAGAAAGTAGCAAAACTATGGGGTTTGCAGTGAATAACACTAGAGCTCGGGCCATGCCTACGACTTGCAACCTCCACATTGTTGCTCCTCATTGCG CGATACTGGACGAGGCTACACCGGCTGCATCTATTGCTG TTTCTCCATCGGCTGGAACAGCTATGGCTTCGCCATCTTCGGTCGGGTCACCAACATCTACACCATCTTTAGCTGAGTCGCCTGTCATGACTGCACCGTCTCCCTCAAGTTCTGCTACCAACTACCTCTCAGTTTCAACGCTGACCCTCGTTTCCGTTATATTTTCTTCTGTAATGtatatttcgattttttaa
- the LOC108841227 gene encoding putative cysteine-rich receptor-like protein kinase 39 has protein sequence MRKCSALMIFLFSFLLLALQNLEVVSAVGCAGNFFNASSIFRQNRDDIFSTLADKVIANGGFYNASLGNSSNRVYALALCQRGYDQQACSNCVQSAFRGIQTNCPDRMDSFTWDKDVEDNVSCLVRASNPSTFGKLELRPAIIYPSPLSIETSKNMTIFEQEWDGMVNGTVEAATDTETSSVSKYFGARKAEFTEFPNVYMLMQCTPDITSQDCKTCLRECVTLFKNQFWGRQGGEVNRPSCFFRWDFYTFHGAFGNVTRVPAPPRPPAQEKGSSGTEKKGRSTRSWVIIAVFVVLTLINILVFIGLIKFFAGRRRSNNGNNIGSAEYSEADGQFMLRFNLSMILTATDDFSSENKLGQGGFGTVHKGILPNGQEIAVKRLAKGSGQGDIEFKNEVSLLTRLQHRNLVKLLGFCSEGDEEILIYELVHNSSLDHFIFDEERRSLLTWEVRFRIIEGIARGLLYLHEDSQLKIIHRDLKASNILLDAEMNPKVADFGTARLFEPDETRAETRRIAGTRGYMAPEYLNHGQISAKSDVYSFGVMLLEMICGERNNSFQGEGLAAYAWKRWVEGKPEIIIDPLLTERPINEIIKLIQIGLLCVQENAVKRPTMSSVIVWFGSETTIIPLPKAPAMSGSQCQSEDGTMSMSNVFTELSSR, from the exons ATGAGGAAATGCTCTGCGTTGATgatctttctcttttcttttcttcttcttgcccTTCAAAACCTCGAAGTCGTTAGCGCCGTCGGGTGTGCCGGAAACTTTTTCAACGCTAGCAGCATCTTCCGTCAGAACAGGGACGATATCTTCTCTACCCTTGCTGATAAAGTCATTGCCAACGGTGGATTCTACAACGCTTCACTCGGCAACAGTTCCAACAGAGTTTACGCTCTTGCCCTCTGCCAAAGAGGCTACGACCAGCAAGCTTGTTCCAACTGTGTCCAAAGCGCGTTTCGGGGTATACAAACGAACTGTCCAGACCGCATGGATTCGTTCACGTGGGACAAAGACGTTGAAGACAATGTATCTTGTCTTGTACGTGCCTCAAACCCCTCAACTTTCGGGAAACTCGAGCTTAGACCTGCTATTATATACCCAAGTCCACTTAGTATTGAGACATCTAAAAACATGACCATTTTCGAACAAGAGTGGGATGGGATGGTTAACGGGACTGTCGAGGCAGCCACGGATACTGAAACTTCCTCCGTAAGTAAGTACTTTGGTGCGCGAAAAGCCGAGTTTACCGAGTTTCCAAATGTTTACATGCTGATGCAATGCACACCGGACATAACTTCTCAAGATTGCAAGACATGTTTAAGAGAATGCGTGACGTTATTTAAAAACCAGTTTTGGGGAAGACAAGGAGGCGAGGTCAATCGTCCGAGCTGTTTTTTCAGGTGGGATTTTTATACGTTCCATGGGGCTTTTGGTAATGTTACTAGAGTTCCTGCGCCTCCAAGACCTCCGGCTCAGGAAAAGGGGAGCTCTGGAACCGAAAAGAAAG GAAGAAGCACAAGGTCTTGGGTAATCATAGCGGTATTTGTGGTTCTTACTTTGATAAATATTCTGGTATTTATCGGTCTCATAAAGTTCTTTGCTGGGAGGAGAAGATCAAACAACGGAAACAATA tTGGTAGTGCAGAGTACTCTGAAGCTGATGGTCAATTTATGCTACGGTTTAATCTTAGTATGATCTTGACGGCTACTGATGACTTCTCGTCTGAAAATAAGCTTGGCCAAGGTGGATTTGGTACTGTGCATAAG GGGATATTACCAAACGGGCAAGAGATAGCGGTAAAGAGATTAGCTAAAGGTTCAGGACAAGGAGATATAGAGTTTAAGAATGAGGTTTCACTCTTGACAAGGCTACAACATAGGAATCTGGTGAAGCTTCTTGGGTTCTGTAgtgaaggagatgaagaaatTCTTATCTACGAGCTTGTCCATAATTCAAGTCTTGACCACTTTATCTTTG ATGAAGAGAGACGTTCACTTCTTACCTGGGAGGTGAGATTCAGAATTATAGAAGGCATTGCTCGAGGTCTTCTCTATCTTCATGAAGATTCTCAGCTGAAGATTATTCACCGAGACTTGAAAGCAAGCAACATCCTGTTAGATGCTGAGATGAACCCTAAAGTAGCAGACTTTGGGACCGCGAGGTTGTTCGAGCCTGATGAGACTCGAGCTGAAACAAGACGAATAGCTGGAACCCG TGGATATATGGCTCCTGAATACCTGAATCACGGACAAATCTCAGCTAAATCTGATGTATATAGCTTCGGTGTTATGCTTCTAGAGATGATATGTGGGGAAAGAAACAATAGCTTTCAAGGAGAAGGACTTGCAGCTTAT GCATGGAAGAGATGGGTTGAAGGAAAGCCTGAGATTATAATTGATCCTTTACTGACGGAGCGCCCGATAAACGAGATCATTAAGTTGATCCAGATTGGTTTATTGTGTGTTCAAGAGAATGCAGTAAAGAGACCAACTATGAGCTCGGTAATAGTTTGGTTTGGCAGTGAGACTACCATCATTCCTTTACCTAAAGCTCCTGCTATGAGTGGAAGTCAATGTCAATCTGAAGATGGTACAATGTCAATGAGTAATGTCTTCACGGAGTTGAGTTCTCGTTGA